The following proteins are co-located in the Microbulbifer sp. VAAF005 genome:
- the gspF gene encoding type II secretion system inner membrane protein GspF, translated as MAAFEYTALAESGRKSRGTLEADSARAARQQLRAKGMVPLEVSAATEKEEKGGASFLSGSPGLSVKNLALLTRQMSTLLRAGIPLEETLGAIANQTRNQKIKRVVLAVRGKILEGHSFALALSSFPRAFPKLYRATVEAGEHSGHLDAVLDRLGDYTEGQQQFRQKVQLALIYPVVLVFICVLVVTGLMVYVVPDVIEVFTGTGQVLPLATRILVSMSDFISAWGWLVPPALGALIFGVVMMLRRPAIRYRFHHRLLELPIIGWLIRGAQSARYVGTLAILTGSSVPLVQAMGIAGGVMTNTFLKDRLDAAQKSVREGGSLRKALEDVGYFPPMMIYMIASGESSGTLDEMLQRAADSQEQDLQGAVTAFVSIFEPLMLLIMAAIVLFIVMAIMMPILSMNELVV; from the coding sequence GTGGCAGCTTTTGAGTATACAGCGCTGGCAGAATCCGGCCGCAAGAGCCGCGGTACGCTCGAGGCGGATAGCGCGCGCGCTGCGCGGCAGCAGCTGCGCGCTAAAGGTATGGTGCCCCTGGAAGTCAGTGCAGCTACCGAGAAAGAAGAGAAGGGCGGTGCCAGCTTTCTATCTGGTAGCCCTGGGCTGAGTGTTAAAAACCTGGCCCTGCTAACTCGGCAGATGTCCACCTTGCTTCGAGCGGGTATTCCCCTGGAAGAAACCCTTGGGGCCATTGCCAACCAGACTCGCAACCAAAAAATCAAGCGCGTGGTATTGGCTGTTCGGGGCAAAATTCTTGAAGGGCACAGCTTTGCCTTGGCCCTGAGCAGTTTTCCACGGGCATTCCCCAAACTCTATCGCGCTACGGTTGAAGCAGGGGAGCACTCTGGTCATTTGGATGCGGTGCTGGATCGCCTCGGTGACTACACGGAAGGGCAGCAGCAATTTCGCCAGAAGGTGCAGCTTGCTCTGATCTACCCAGTTGTTTTGGTATTTATCTGTGTATTGGTCGTAACCGGTTTGATGGTGTACGTGGTGCCTGATGTTATCGAGGTATTTACCGGCACCGGGCAGGTTTTGCCGCTGGCTACCCGTATCCTGGTGTCCATGAGTGATTTCATTTCTGCCTGGGGCTGGTTGGTGCCGCCGGCACTTGGAGCACTCATTTTTGGGGTTGTGATGATGCTGCGGCGCCCGGCAATCCGATATCGTTTCCACCATCGTTTGCTGGAGCTACCAATTATTGGTTGGTTGATACGCGGTGCTCAGAGTGCTCGTTATGTGGGTACCCTAGCGATTCTTACGGGCAGCAGTGTCCCGTTGGTACAAGCCATGGGTATCGCCGGTGGGGTAATGACCAATACCTTCCTTAAAGACAGACTCGATGCGGCTCAAAAGAGCGTGCGCGAGGGCGGGAGCCTTCGTAAAGCACTGGAAGATGTAGGCTATTTTCCACCGATGATGATCTACATGATCGCAAGTGGTGAGTCTTCGGGCACTCTCGATGAAATGCTGCAGCGTGCGGCGGATTCGCAAGAGCAGGATTTGCAGGGTGCGGTAACTGCCTTTGTGAGCATCTTTGAACCTTTGATGCTGCTGATAATGGCTGCCATCGTGTTGTTCATCGTTATGGCTATTATGATGCCAATTCTGAGCATGAACGAATTGGTCGTTTAA
- the gspG gene encoding type II secretion system major pseudopilin GspG has protein sequence MKTLRKSGGFTLIEIMVVIVILGVLGALVVPNVLGKTGEARMKAARVDLKAIETALDLYRMDNFVYPSSDQGLMALVSRPSGFPEAKNWTEPYLKKAPKDPWGYEYQYISPGSAGAYDLFTLGADGKAGGEGEAADIYVTDL, from the coding sequence ATGAAAACCCTACGTAAAAGTGGTGGCTTTACCCTGATTGAAATTATGGTGGTGATCGTAATTCTCGGGGTGCTTGGTGCACTGGTTGTACCTAATGTACTTGGCAAGACCGGAGAAGCTCGCATGAAAGCGGCAAGGGTTGACCTGAAAGCCATCGAGACTGCACTGGACCTCTACCGTATGGATAACTTTGTCTACCCCAGCTCTGACCAGGGTTTGATGGCATTGGTATCCCGCCCATCCGGCTTCCCCGAAGCGAAGAACTGGACTGAGCCCTACCTGAAGAAAGCGCCAAAAGATCCTTGGGGCTATGAATATCAGTACATCAGCCCAGGCAGTGCCGGTGCCTACGACCTGTTCACCCTCGGTGCCGATGGCAAAGCGGGCGGTGAGGGCGAAGCCGCTGATATCTACGTTACTGACCTGTAA